In a genomic window of Spirosoma agri:
- a CDS encoding PstS family phosphate ABC transporter substrate-binding protein, whose translation MIRSGICGIVLLIGLLGCDGGKPALDSPSRGSIVIAADESFRPLVTQLTSAYSGIYPDAHFRVIYAPEQEAINLMLKDSARIAFTTRKLSPSEKAVLDKRKIVGSVTKLATDGVALLINKANTDSLVTMSELKGIFTGKLTQWSQLKGGNQSSPITLVFDNNNSSNIDFILHTFGITDVKGLRIFTAKSNREVIDFVRTNPSTLGFIGVNWISDGDEPLTTELSKDLRVVGVSAKENPASRADYFQPFQEDLGMQRYPLRRPVYVLSREAHPGLGGGLVNYVMRDAGSLIIYKLGLWPSVKYNREINLRKQ comes from the coding sequence ATGATTAGATCAGGGATTTGCGGCATCGTTCTTCTGATTGGGCTGCTGGGTTGTGATGGTGGAAAACCAGCGCTCGACAGTCCGTCCAGAGGATCAATCGTGATCGCTGCTGATGAATCATTCCGGCCTCTCGTCACCCAGCTAACGTCGGCTTACTCGGGTATCTATCCCGATGCTCACTTTAGAGTGATTTATGCACCTGAGCAAGAGGCTATCAACCTTATGCTCAAAGACAGCGCCCGGATTGCCTTTACGACCCGGAAGTTAAGCCCCAGTGAGAAAGCCGTCTTAGACAAACGGAAAATTGTGGGGTCTGTAACCAAACTCGCTACCGATGGTGTGGCACTTCTGATCAACAAAGCCAACACTGATAGCTTAGTAACGATGAGTGAGCTGAAAGGCATCTTCACCGGAAAACTCACGCAATGGTCACAGTTGAAAGGGGGTAATCAGTCGAGTCCTATTACGTTGGTATTCGATAACAACAACTCCAGCAACATAGACTTTATATTACACACGTTCGGCATTACGGACGTTAAAGGTCTTCGAATCTTTACGGCTAAATCCAATCGGGAGGTTATTGATTTTGTCAGAACGAATCCATCAACACTGGGCTTTATCGGCGTGAACTGGATCAGCGATGGCGATGAACCGCTCACAACTGAACTCTCAAAAGATTTACGCGTTGTCGGCGTCTCCGCGAAGGAAAATCCAGCCAGTCGGGCTGATTACTTTCAGCCTTTTCAGGAGGATCTGGGCATGCAGCGATACCCGCTTCGGAGACCCGTTTATGTCTTAAGTCGTGAAGCACATCCGGGACTGGGTGGCGGACTGGTGAACTATGTAATGCGGGACGCTGGCTCACTGATCATCTATAAACTTGGGCTCTGGCCGTCAGTAAAGTACAATAGAGAGATTAACCTGAGGAAACAATAG
- a CDS encoding energy transducer TonB: MAELESQATLDDIVFANRNKAYGAYDLRKTYPKTVTRALIIGGILFTLGVLTPTIITALTPEAEEQAMVEVDLMKLPPPPIDPNEPPPPPPPPVEMPKVNTVKFLPPEVKPDEEVPEETPPPAVEELKEAVAAEKTQEGDPNAEEVIAAPEASAAPTKVEAAVEAAPKEEEIFTVVEQQPEFTGGMAALGQYLQKNLRYPAAAQRANVSGRVFVSFVVNTDGSIQDVAVLKGLGFGTDEEAQRVVKGMPKWRPGKQSGRPVRVKYNLPINFTLE, from the coding sequence ATGGCAGAATTAGAATCCCAGGCAACGCTCGATGATATCGTGTTTGCCAACCGGAACAAAGCATATGGTGCCTACGATCTGCGGAAAACATACCCAAAGACCGTTACCCGCGCCCTAATAATTGGTGGTATCTTGTTTACACTTGGTGTTCTTACGCCAACCATCATTACCGCTTTAACGCCGGAAGCAGAAGAACAAGCAATGGTTGAGGTGGATTTGATGAAACTCCCACCACCGCCGATTGACCCGAACGAACCGCCACCGCCACCACCACCACCGGTCGAAATGCCGAAGGTGAATACGGTGAAGTTCTTGCCTCCCGAGGTAAAACCAGATGAGGAAGTTCCTGAAGAAACACCGCCACCAGCCGTTGAAGAGCTCAAAGAAGCGGTAGCGGCTGAAAAAACGCAGGAAGGTGATCCGAATGCAGAGGAAGTAATTGCGGCTCCTGAAGCGTCGGCTGCCCCTACGAAGGTAGAAGCTGCTGTTGAAGCGGCCCCTAAAGAGGAAGAAATCTTTACGGTGGTTGAGCAACAGCCAGAATTTACCGGCGGTATGGCTGCTTTGGGACAATACCTACAGAAAAACCTTCGGTATCCAGCTGCTGCCCAACGGGCTAACGTCTCAGGACGTGTGTTCGTAAGCTTCGTCGTTAACACCGACGGAAGTATTCAGGATGTAGCTGTGTTGAAAGGTCTTGGCTTCGGTACAGATGAAGAAGCACAACGCGTAGTGAAAGGTATGCCTAAATGGCGTCCTGGCAAACAGTCTGGTCGTCCGGTTCGTGTTAAGTACAACCTACCGATCAACTTCACGCTGGAATAA
- a CDS encoding ExbD/TolR family protein, with protein MAEINTGGGGGKHDGGKVRSKKASTRVDMTPMVDLGFLLITFFILATTLSKPSSMTLNVPDKTKQEETEPIKASNVMTVFLGKDNKAYYIFGKAANEDPEVKTVGYGYEFRQALQENVKKVGGEKFVVVIKPTKQSTYKNMVDVLDEMAITKLKRYALVDQLTPDEKKLLKDKVKLDA; from the coding sequence ATGGCAGAAATTAACACCGGTGGTGGTGGTGGTAAGCATGATGGTGGTAAGGTACGGTCCAAGAAAGCATCGACTCGGGTAGATATGACCCCGATGGTAGACTTAGGATTCCTTCTGATCACCTTTTTCATCTTGGCCACCACCCTGAGCAAACCATCTTCGATGACGCTCAACGTGCCGGACAAAACAAAACAGGAAGAAACGGAGCCAATCAAGGCATCTAACGTAATGACGGTCTTTTTGGGAAAAGACAACAAAGCTTACTACATCTTTGGTAAAGCTGCGAACGAAGATCCCGAAGTAAAAACCGTTGGCTATGGCTACGAGTTTCGGCAGGCTCTTCAGGAGAATGTCAAAAAAGTAGGTGGCGAAAAGTTTGTCGTGGTTATCAAGCCCACAAAACAGTCGACCTACAAGAACATGGTTGACGTTCTGGATGAAATGGCCATCACGAAACTAAAGCGTTACGCTCTCGTGGATCAGTTAACTCCGGACGAGAAGAAACTTCTCAAAGACAAAGTAAAATTAGACGCATAG
- a CDS encoding ExbD/TolR family protein, which translates to MPAVKIKRASSSVDMTAMTDVAFLLLTFFILTAQFRSQDAAAIETPSSISGIKVPDRDIMTIGLGRDGKVYFGIDNAQNRISMLENIAAAKGITFTPNEMKEFSLMSNFGLPINQLKSYLSLPKEQQGKVKQPGIPTDSTGAAPTNELKDWVFNARKANNGLRIALKGDNLAKFPEFKNVLATLQAQNINKFNLITGTEAPPAGWKAD; encoded by the coding sequence ATGCCAGCAGTTAAAATTAAACGTGCCAGTTCTTCGGTGGACATGACGGCAATGACTGATGTGGCGTTTCTGTTGCTTACGTTCTTTATTCTTACAGCCCAGTTCCGGTCGCAGGATGCAGCAGCAATTGAAACTCCATCGTCGATTTCCGGCATTAAAGTTCCCGATAGAGATATCATGACCATTGGTCTTGGTCGGGACGGCAAAGTCTATTTCGGTATCGACAATGCGCAGAATCGCATTTCTATGCTGGAAAATATTGCAGCAGCGAAAGGGATCACGTTCACACCCAACGAGATGAAAGAGTTCTCGCTGATGTCGAACTTTGGTTTACCGATCAACCAGTTGAAGTCGTACCTGAGCCTTCCAAAAGAACAACAGGGTAAGGTGAAACAACCAGGCATTCCAACGGATTCGACGGGAGCAGCACCAACGAACGAACTGAAAGACTGGGTGTTCAACGCCCGTAAGGCCAACAACGGACTCCGGATTGCGCTGAAAGGCGACAACCTCGCTAAATTCCCCGAGTTCAAGAACGTACTGGCTACGCTACAAGCGCAGAATATTAACAAATTCAACCTGATCACGGGAACAGAAGCTCCCCCAGCTGGTTGGAAAGCAGATTAA
- a CDS encoding MotA/TolQ/ExbB proton channel family protein — translation MKTQTPSPAPAKAAAPKKKSGGLNPAFVIPVLLLIGILTYMFVFGDGSHFQEGDNTKEPLPGDYFGTVYKGGFIVPILFTCFLTVLVFSIERFITIGRATGTGSIDDFVQKVKASLDRNDVAAAIQACDKQKGSIGNVVKTALVKYQQLATDTQLDKEQKLVALQKEVEEATTLELPMLEKNLTIIATLASVSTLIALLGTVLGMIRAFAAMGATGQPDTGALSTGISEALVNTALGIGTAAIATIMYSYFTSRIDVLTYNIDEIGLSIQQNFAAHY, via the coding sequence ATGAAAACACAAACTCCTTCTCCAGCACCAGCCAAGGCAGCGGCACCCAAAAAGAAGTCAGGTGGTTTAAACCCCGCGTTCGTAATTCCTGTTCTGCTGCTGATCGGTATCCTGACGTACATGTTCGTCTTCGGTGATGGCAGCCACTTCCAGGAAGGTGACAACACGAAAGAACCACTACCAGGCGATTACTTCGGTACCGTTTACAAAGGTGGATTCATCGTGCCAATTCTCTTTACCTGTTTCTTAACGGTGTTGGTGTTCTCGATCGAACGCTTTATCACCATTGGTCGGGCGACGGGTACCGGTTCGATTGATGATTTCGTTCAGAAAGTGAAAGCTTCGCTTGACCGCAACGACGTGGCAGCTGCCATCCAGGCGTGTGACAAGCAAAAAGGTTCGATCGGTAACGTTGTTAAAACAGCGCTGGTTAAATATCAGCAGTTGGCTACCGATACGCAGCTTGACAAAGAACAGAAGTTGGTAGCTCTGCAAAAGGAAGTGGAAGAAGCTACTACGCTTGAATTGCCAATGCTGGAAAAAAACCTGACGATCATCGCTACGCTGGCTTCGGTTTCGACGCTGATCGCCCTGCTTGGAACGGTACTTGGTATGATCCGTGCCTTCGCAGCCATGGGTGCTACTGGCCAGCCTGATACAGGTGCTCTATCTACAGGTATCTCTGAGGCCCTTGTAAACACGGCTTTGGGTATCGGTACAGCAGCTATCGCAACGATCATGTATAGCTACTTCACTAGCCGGATTGACGTTCTGACTTACAACATCGATGAAATTGGATTGAGCATTCAGCAGAATTTTGCTGCTCACTATTAG
- a CDS encoding M1 family metallopeptidase, whose protein sequence is MRKTVLLAGLTLWSATLLAQAPAAPTQNANTRFEQMGPMLPTPNTFRTASGAPGKDYFQNRADYDIKVELDDANQKIIGTETVTYHNNSTDDLPFIWLQLDQNLFAKGSTGSVTRTGGVNESGMSFAQLQNLTSVRERSSQQASDKYGYKILSVKDSKSGKALQYTINQTMMRVDLPTPLKAGGSYSFNVDWNYFITEYYGRSGMEFFAKDGNYNYFIAHWFPRLCAYNDVNGWQNKQFLGQGEFTLIFGNYKVAITVPSDHVVGATGECLNYKQVLSATQQKRMAQASTSKNPVVIVTQAEAEAAEKAKPGDTKTKKTWVYDAKNVRDFAFASSRKFIWDAMQTDVYGDGHKIWSMSFFSKEGNPLWGQYSTRVVEHTLKSYGNRTIKYPYPVAISCHATAGGGMEYPMISFNGGRPEADGTYSEQTKAGMIGVIIHEVGHNFFPMIVNSDERQWTWMDEGLNTFCQYLAEKEWDYNFPSRRGEPQYIVDYMKSDKSVLSPIMTSSDNVISLGPNAYAKPATALNILRETVMGRELFDYAFKEYARRWAFKSPEPADFFRTLEDASGVDLDWFWKGWFYGVEPVDQDLVEVDWFKVDSGDPVATKAAAKAEAQRRAGTISKQRDAATKAETVVAKDSSMNDFYNSYDPYAVTDADKKKYQDYLATLSADERKSLETAAGTNFYTLSLKNKGGIPMPVIVRMQFEDGTDSVARFPAEIWRFNDVSIKKVIATQKKVTQWVLDPYQEIADIDTENNAFPRMANPTRFQLFKQQQRFGPQGPNPMQQQRRASTPPATQGSGKN, encoded by the coding sequence ATGAGAAAAACAGTGTTACTGGCTGGTCTGACCCTTTGGTCGGCCACGTTACTGGCTCAGGCACCAGCGGCTCCAACCCAAAACGCCAATACGCGTTTTGAGCAGATGGGACCCATGCTGCCCACGCCCAACACCTTCCGGACGGCTTCGGGTGCTCCGGGAAAAGACTATTTTCAAAACCGCGCCGACTACGACATCAAGGTTGAACTTGATGATGCCAACCAGAAAATTATCGGTACGGAAACAGTCACGTATCATAACAATTCGACGGACGACCTACCGTTTATCTGGCTTCAACTCGATCAGAATCTGTTCGCTAAGGGTTCCACAGGTAGCGTGACCCGCACGGGTGGGGTCAACGAAAGCGGCATGAGCTTTGCCCAGCTGCAAAACCTAACATCGGTTCGCGAGCGTAGCAGCCAGCAAGCTTCGGATAAGTACGGGTATAAAATTCTATCCGTTAAGGATTCGAAGTCGGGCAAAGCCCTTCAGTACACGATCAACCAGACGATGATGCGGGTTGACCTGCCAACTCCGTTGAAGGCGGGTGGCAGCTACTCGTTCAATGTAGACTGGAACTACTTCATCACCGAATACTACGGTCGGAGTGGTATGGAGTTTTTCGCCAAAGATGGCAACTACAATTACTTCATTGCCCACTGGTTTCCCCGTTTGTGCGCTTACAACGACGTAAATGGCTGGCAAAACAAGCAGTTTCTGGGTCAGGGTGAGTTCACGCTCATTTTCGGAAATTACAAAGTGGCCATCACCGTACCGAGCGATCACGTGGTTGGTGCAACCGGCGAGTGTCTGAATTACAAGCAAGTACTTTCGGCCACGCAGCAGAAACGCATGGCGCAGGCGTCTACATCCAAAAATCCGGTGGTTATTGTCACACAAGCCGAAGCGGAAGCCGCCGAGAAAGCTAAACCAGGTGACACAAAAACAAAGAAAACCTGGGTTTATGATGCAAAAAACGTCCGTGACTTTGCTTTTGCAAGCAGCCGTAAATTCATCTGGGACGCCATGCAGACGGATGTATACGGCGATGGACACAAGATCTGGAGCATGTCGTTCTTTTCCAAAGAGGGTAACCCACTTTGGGGACAATACTCAACCCGTGTTGTTGAGCACACGCTGAAATCGTACGGTAACCGGACCATCAAATACCCGTATCCAGTAGCAATCTCCTGCCACGCAACGGCTGGTGGCGGTATGGAATACCCCATGATTTCGTTCAACGGTGGCCGTCCGGAAGCCGATGGTACTTACTCGGAGCAAACCAAAGCAGGTATGATCGGTGTAATCATTCACGAAGTGGGCCACAACTTCTTCCCGATGATCGTCAACTCCGATGAGCGCCAGTGGACCTGGATGGATGAGGGCCTGAATACCTTCTGCCAGTATCTCGCGGAAAAAGAGTGGGATTATAACTTCCCAAGCCGTCGGGGTGAACCCCAGTACATTGTCGATTATATGAAATCGGACAAGTCGGTGCTGTCGCCCATCATGACCTCATCCGATAACGTGATCAGCCTCGGACCAAATGCCTACGCGAAACCCGCTACAGCGTTGAATATCCTCCGTGAGACAGTTATGGGTCGCGAGCTGTTCGATTATGCCTTCAAAGAGTACGCCCGTCGCTGGGCCTTCAAATCGCCCGAACCTGCCGATTTCTTCCGCACTCTGGAAGATGCCTCGGGCGTTGATCTGGACTGGTTCTGGAAAGGCTGGTTCTATGGTGTTGAACCCGTTGATCAGGATCTGGTAGAAGTAGACTGGTTCAAAGTCGATTCAGGCGATCCGGTAGCAACCAAAGCGGCTGCCAAAGCTGAAGCACAACGTCGGGCTGGCACCATCAGCAAGCAGCGGGATGCCGCCACAAAGGCCGAAACGGTTGTTGCGAAGGATTCGTCTATGAACGATTTTTACAACAGCTACGACCCATACGCTGTTACGGATGCCGACAAAAAGAAGTATCAGGATTATCTGGCCACATTGAGCGCCGACGAACGCAAATCGTTGGAGACAGCCGCTGGCACGAACTTCTACACCCTGTCTTTGAAGAATAAAGGCGGTATACCAATGCCGGTCATCGTGCGTATGCAGTTCGAAGATGGTACTGATTCGGTAGCCCGTTTCCCCGCCGAAATCTGGCGCTTCAATGATGTATCAATCAAAAAGGTCATCGCGACGCAGAAGAAGGTGACGCAATGGGTTCTCGATCCTTACCAGGAAATTGCTGACATCGATACGGAAAATAACGCGTTCCCGCGTATGGCCAATCCGACACGTTTCCAGCTGTTCAAACAACAGCAGCGCTTTGGTCCACAGGGGCCTAACCCAATGCAGCAACAGCGTCGGGCGAGCACGCCACCCGCTACTCAAGGAAGTGGGAAGAACTAA
- a CDS encoding M1 family metallopeptidase — translation MQKIILLIASVAISTWSAHAQAPAPSTQHANTRFEQLGPVLPTPNTFRTASGAPGKDYFQNRADYDIKVTLDDINQKITASEAITYHNNSADALPYLWLQLDQNLFKPDAIGNVAKTNSINADRGASMRQIDPNSALAGKDYGHKITSVRDQSGKALKYTINQTMMRIDLPQAVSPGKSVTFTIDWNFKIIDAKTVGGRSGYEFFPKDGNYIYEMAQWFPRLCAYNDVNGWQNKQFLGQGEFTLIFGNYKVAITAPSDHIVGATGELQNPAQVLTATQQKRWNEAKVRGDKPGENPVQIVTQADAEAAEKAKPGDVKGTKTWIYDAKNVRDFAFASSRKFIWDALQPTVEGKRVWAMSLYPKEANPLWGQYSTRLVAHTLKSYSRRTIAYPYPVAYSVHGPIGGMEYPMMSFNGARPEADGTYSVGTKNFLISVVIHEVGHNFFPMIVNSDERQWSWMDEGLNSFLEGLACLEWDANFPAHGIDPQYIVPYMQLDSSQQVPIMSSSDNILPGTFGPNAYTKPATALNILRETVMGRELFDYAFKEYARRWAFKSPEPADFFRTLEDASGVDLDWFWKGWFFGVQPVDQSLVKVDWFQPNSQNPDITKAEARKAAQQRLNTISKQRDALSKDETVVSQDSTMRDFYNRYDPYAVTEEDRKKYQDYLASLTTEERLLAEAGTNFYTISLKNKGGIPMPVIVRMQFEDGTDSVARFPAEIWRFNDVSIKKVITTSKKVKQWTLDPFYEIADINTEDNSFPPVAQPTRFQLFKQQGRGAAAGPNPMQQQRQSSPAKQGTGRN, via the coding sequence ATGCAAAAGATAATTTTGCTGATAGCGAGTGTAGCCATCTCTACATGGTCTGCTCATGCACAAGCGCCAGCCCCGTCGACGCAACATGCCAACACGCGCTTTGAGCAACTCGGCCCTGTTTTACCTACGCCCAACACCTTCCGGACGGCCTCGGGTGCCCCTGGAAAAGATTATTTTCAGAACCGCGCTGATTACGATATCAAAGTCACGCTGGATGATATCAACCAGAAAATAACAGCCTCTGAAGCCATAACCTACCACAACAACTCCGCCGACGCGCTCCCGTATCTGTGGCTACAGCTGGATCAGAACCTGTTCAAGCCCGATGCGATTGGCAATGTTGCGAAGACGAATAGCATCAACGCCGATCGGGGTGCATCCATGCGACAGATCGACCCCAATTCGGCGCTGGCCGGTAAAGATTACGGGCACAAGATCACGTCCGTACGTGATCAATCGGGTAAAGCGCTCAAATACACGATCAATCAGACGATGATGCGCATCGATTTGCCACAGGCTGTTTCGCCCGGCAAGTCAGTAACCTTTACGATCGACTGGAATTTTAAGATCATTGATGCCAAAACGGTCGGTGGCCGGTCGGGTTACGAGTTTTTCCCGAAAGATGGCAATTACATCTATGAGATGGCGCAGTGGTTTCCGCGCCTGTGTGCTTACAATGACGTAAATGGCTGGCAGAACAAACAGTTTCTGGGTCAGGGTGAGTTCACGCTCATTTTCGGAAATTACAAAGTGGCCATCACCGCACCAAGCGATCACATTGTTGGCGCAACGGGCGAGCTGCAAAACCCGGCGCAGGTGTTGACCGCTACGCAGCAGAAACGATGGAACGAAGCTAAAGTTCGGGGTGATAAACCCGGCGAAAATCCAGTACAGATCGTTACGCAAGCCGACGCGGAAGCCGCCGAGAAAGCAAAGCCGGGCGACGTGAAAGGAACAAAGACCTGGATTTATGATGCAAAAAACGTCCGCGATTTCGCCTTCGCTAGCAGCCGGAAGTTTATCTGGGATGCGCTGCAACCAACCGTCGAAGGAAAACGCGTATGGGCCATGTCGCTCTACCCCAAAGAAGCAAATCCACTGTGGGGCCAGTATTCGACCCGACTTGTGGCGCACACGCTGAAGTCGTACTCCCGCCGAACCATTGCCTATCCGTATCCGGTAGCCTATTCCGTTCACGGCCCGATTGGGGGTATGGAATATCCGATGATGAGCTTCAACGGTGCCCGTCCGGAAGCCGACGGTACTTATTCGGTGGGTACGAAGAACTTTCTTATATCGGTTGTCATCCACGAAGTCGGCCACAATTTCTTTCCCATGATCGTCAATTCCGACGAGCGTCAATGGTCATGGATGGACGAAGGGCTGAACAGCTTCCTCGAAGGCCTGGCCTGTCTCGAATGGGATGCCAACTTCCCCGCCCACGGTATTGATCCACAATACATTGTTCCCTACATGCAGCTCGATTCGAGCCAGCAGGTTCCCATCATGAGCAGCTCGGATAATATTTTGCCGGGCACCTTCGGTCCAAATGCCTACACTAAACCCGCTACGGCGCTCAACATTCTGCGCGAAACGGTTATGGGTCGCGAGTTGTTCGATTACGCCTTTAAGGAGTACGCCCGTCGCTGGGCCTTTAAATCGCCTGAACCTGCCGATTTCTTCCGTACCCTGGAAGATGCCTCGGGCGTTGATCTGGACTGGTTCTGGAAAGGCTGGTTCTTCGGCGTTCAGCCCGTTGATCAGTCGTTGGTGAAGGTAGACTGGTTTCAGCCCAACTCGCAGAATCCGGACATAACCAAAGCCGAAGCCCGGAAAGCGGCTCAACAGCGCCTGAATACCATCAGCAAACAGCGTGATGCCTTGAGCAAAGACGAAACCGTAGTGTCGCAGGACAGCACCATGCGTGACTTCTACAATCGCTACGACCCCTATGCCGTTACGGAAGAAGATCGCAAAAAATACCAGGATTATCTGGCTTCACTGACCACCGAGGAACGGTTGCTGGCTGAAGCAGGCACGAATTTTTATACGATATCGCTGAAGAACAAAGGTGGTATTCCTATGCCGGTTATCGTGCGGATGCAGTTTGAAGATGGCACCGATTCGGTAGCCCGCTTCCCCGCCGAAATCTGGCGTTTCAACGATGTGTCGATCAAGAAAGTGATTACCACATCGAAAAAGGTAAAGCAATGGACACTTGATCCGTTCTACGAAATTGCCGACATCAATACCGAAGACAACTCGTTCCCGCCTGTTGCCCAGCCTACTCGATTCCAGTTGTTCAAGCAACAGGGCCGGGGAGCAGCCGCCGGACCAAATCCAATGCAGCAACAACGCCAGTCGTCGCCCGCCAAACAGGGTACTGGCCGAAACTAA
- a CDS encoding HupE/UreJ family protein, protein MDDFWIYLRLGFDHITDPSGYDHILFVIALCAVYTFHQWRQVLVLVTAFTIGHSITLALATLRLITYKTAFIELLIPITILITAITNFFFKEPTFRSQSPARKQGRTWRYGLALAFGLIHGMGFSNYLRSLLGREATIVKPLLAFNIGLEIGQLVIVSLIMGLAYVVLDILRASRLRWTLIVSGIVAGMALSLIMASE, encoded by the coding sequence ATGGATGATTTCTGGATTTACCTCCGCCTTGGCTTCGATCACATCACCGATCCCAGTGGTTATGATCACATTTTGTTCGTTATTGCCCTCTGCGCCGTTTATACGTTTCACCAATGGCGGCAAGTCCTGGTTCTGGTAACTGCCTTCACAATTGGCCATTCCATTACGCTGGCCCTAGCTACTCTACGGCTAATTACGTATAAAACGGCGTTCATTGAGTTGCTCATCCCGATCACCATTCTAATTACGGCCATTACCAACTTCTTTTTTAAGGAACCTACCTTTCGGTCGCAGTCTCCCGCCAGAAAGCAGGGCCGTACCTGGCGATATGGTCTGGCATTGGCCTTCGGGCTGATTCACGGCATGGGTTTTTCCAACTACTTACGCAGCCTGCTGGGTCGGGAAGCCACTATCGTAAAGCCCTTGCTGGCCTTTAATATCGGGCTGGAAATCGGTCAGTTAGTAATCGTCAGTCTTATCATGGGACTGGCGTATGTTGTTCTGGACATCCTTCGCGCCAGCCGACTCCGCTGGACACTCATCGTATCCGGAATCGTGGCCGGTATGGCGTTATCGCTGATCATGGCGAGCGAGTAA
- a CDS encoding gamma carbonic anhydrase family protein — MALLKPVHGIHPAFGDNCWLAENATVVGQVTMGRDCTVWFNAVVRGDVNTITFGDRCNVQDGAVIHCTYQRHKTTIGNYVSIAHNAIVHGCTIEDDVLIGMGAIVMDGAVVGTGSIVAAGAIVTQNTIIPPNTIYAGNPARFLKAVSPEQAEVFKRTANNYVMYADWFK; from the coding sequence ATGGCACTATTAAAACCTGTTCACGGAATTCATCCCGCTTTTGGCGACAACTGCTGGCTTGCAGAGAACGCCACGGTTGTCGGTCAGGTCACGATGGGTCGCGATTGTACGGTTTGGTTCAATGCTGTTGTGCGGGGCGATGTCAATACGATCACATTTGGTGACCGCTGCAATGTTCAGGACGGAGCCGTTATTCATTGCACGTATCAGCGGCATAAGACCACAATCGGTAACTACGTATCCATTGCCCATAATGCTATCGTACACGGCTGCACCATTGAAGACGATGTACTGATCGGCATGGGAGCTATTGTTATGGATGGGGCGGTTGTCGGAACAGGCAGTATCGTTGCTGCTGGCGCGATTGTCACCCAGAACACCATTATACCACCCAATACGATTTACGCAGGCAACCCGGCCCGGTTCCTGAAAGCTGTTTCGCCTGAACAGGCCGAAGTGTTCAAGCGCACGGCCAACAATTATGTCATGTATGCAGACTGGTTTAAATAA